TCGACGAATGGATGAAAGTCGTTGGTCCTGCAAAGTGCCTCTGTGGCGTTGGTAAGGTGCTTTCTCTCGCGAGCAGCAAAGGCTATAGAGTGAATCTTCAAGCCAGGAGAACTTATGGCGCTTACGGCCACCATTAGAAATTTTAAGGTTGAGCTCGCGGATATCGACCGCAATATCTACGAAACGATTGAGTTCAAGTTAGCACAGCACCCATCCGAGAAATTGGACCGAGTGGTGGTGCGGGTACTTGCCCGAGCACTCGCTCATGAAGAGAGCTTGGAGTTTGGCCGTGGTTTATCCAATGTGGAGGAACCGGCTCTGTGGAGTAAAAGCGCCACGGGCCAAATTGAGCTTTGGATCGATGTGGGTGCACCGTCGGCCACAAGAATTCACCGGGCCAGCAAGCAATCCAAACGGGTTTGCATCTTCAGCGATAAGAACACCACGGGGCTCAAGAAAGAGTGGGGCGGTCAACGTATCCATCAAGCACAAGACATTGATTTGGTGATGTTTAATCCATCGTTCATAGTGTCTCTGGCCGAGAACATCGATCGTCAGAACCATTGGATGGTAACCATAACCGATGGTTATCTAAACGTTGGGTGCAACGAAAAGAGCTTTGATTGTCAGCTTGAGAAGCTCACGGTGGCTGATTTCGCTGAATGAATCGAGTTTTGAGCGCAGTTGTCTACCCATGAGTCGAGAGTACTCTAAGTTTTTAAGAAAATACCCTGTCATAGCCTTGTGGGCGCGGTACGTCGCTGCCGTGAGTTGACAGGTGTGTGAAGTCCTGTGCATTCACCGATTCCAGCGGAATCAAAAGCCAAGTCGAATTGAGGAGATAAGACGCATGTTGAAGTCATTATGGGGAACGATTTTTCTAGTGGGTTGTATAACCTTCGCGGGAGCCTGTACCGAATCTGAGCCTGATGTTGAACCAACGGATGCAGCGGATCCCACGGACCCAGAACCAGTTGTTCCTGTTTATTGCTCCGAGCAAGGTTTCACGCGCGCAGATTTTCAAACAGATGAAGGTGGCTATCTCTTTGGTGACCTGGCTGAGGACTTTACCGTTAATGAGCTGAATGGGAAAAGCTTTACCTTGAGTGAAGATTGGACCGGCTGTGACTCTTATATTTTCTTCAGTTACTTCAAATTTAACAGTGTGAATGCAGAAGCCAGAATGGAGTCGCTGTGGAATACGAATTTCGCGGAGATCATCCAGTCGAGTGCTCGTAATGTTCATTACTTTTTCATCTCGGCTGAATTCTCGATCGAAGAGCGAGAAGAACGTGTGGGCGGAATGCGTGCGAAGCTTTGGGTAGCACTCAATCAACTCTTTGCTGACCAGCCCGAGGAGTATGCATTTTGGGAAAGCCGTTTTCACTTTGTCTCCGACAAGTTGACCTCAGTAAGTGGCAGCGTTGGCGGTTACGTGAATGATTATACCAATTACGTAAGTAACTCAGATCCAGTCGATCTAGGTGACCGTGGTTTAGCCTACGCCCCGTATCCATATAGCTTTGGGATTGGGCGTGACCAAACGTGGGACCCGATTGGAAATCTGTCTGAGTATGTCTCTGGTCCTGAAAACCTTAAGATGGCTGCCTTCAACAGTGCATATTTTAATCATCGTGCTGAGCTTAAGGCACGCTTAGCAGCTGAAACCGGCACAACAGTCGTTCCGATGATTGATGAGATGGTCACTTCACGGGTGTTTAACAAAGATGTGGTATTTCCCGATGCTGCGGCCATGGCCGGTATGGACACGATGGAATTCGATGTTGAAATTACCTGCCCGTATCGCA
The DNA window shown above is from Deltaproteobacteria bacterium and carries:
- a CDS encoding YaeQ family protein; amino-acid sequence: MALTATIRNFKVELADIDRNIYETIEFKLAQHPSEKLDRVVVRVLARALAHEESLEFGRGLSNVEEPALWSKSATGQIELWIDVGAPSATRIHRASKQSKRVCIFSDKNTTGLKKEWGGQRIHQAQDIDLVMFNPSFIVSLAENIDRQNHWMVTITDGYLNVGCNEKSFDCQLEKLTVADFAE